A window of the Carassius auratus strain Wakin unplaced genomic scaffold, ASM336829v1 scaf_tig00022917, whole genome shotgun sequence genome harbors these coding sequences:
- the LOC113077622 gene encoding nudix hydrolase 24, chloroplastic-like isoform X1, which yields MASWSEKMLQLLRRMNNFHLPGSSLESCLRFEVAGEQVGWISPKVASVLGRFPAVFRPYGSAITFCSGLDTFESRSVAVDEVLQELRREASFTCLIGWRDEDEFYFQQYAVMPRYCDPPLMYMERAATSLFGVKRYGVHVNGYTRDSSGNLNMWLARRSLTKQTYPGRLDNMAAGGLAAGCSVRHTMVKECEEEACIPPGLAEQARPVGTVSYTYEDDEGIFPECQFVFDLELPLNFQPHIGDGEVQAFYYYPIEKVKDLLVSEEFKPNCAMVVLDFLIRHAIIEPDSEPYYHEFVAGLHRSL from the exons ATGGCTTCGTGGTCGGAGAAAATGCTACAACTCCTGCGTCGAATGAATAACTTTCATCTACCAG GTTCTAGTTTAGAGAGCTGTCTACGTTTTGAGGTGGCTGGAGAACAGGTTGGATGGATTTCCCCAAAAGTAGCATCAGTTCTTGGTCGTTTTCCTGCTGTCTTCAGACCATATGGGAGCGCTATAACCTTCTGCTCCGGGCTGGACACTTTTGAGAGCAGATCGGTGGCTGTGGATGAGGTCCTGCAGGAGCTGAGGAGAGAGGCATCATTCACCTGTCTCATAGGCTGGAGAGATGAG GATGAATTTTATTTTCAGCAATATGCTGTGATGCCCAGGTATTGCGACCCTCCGTTGATGTATATGGAGAGAGCAGCTACAA GTCTGTTTGGAGTGAAACGGTACGGCGTCCATGTCAATGGCTACACACGGGATTCAAGTGGCAACCTTAATATGTGGCTAGCACGACGATCTCTGACCAAACAGACGTATCCAGGAAGACTGGACAACAtg GCAGCTGGAGGACTGGCAGCAGGCTGTAGTGTAAGGCATACCATGGTTAAAGAGTGTGAAGAGGAGGCCTGTATCCCTCCAGGCCTGGCAGAGCAAGCGCGTCCTGTGGGAACTGTGAG CTACACCTACGAGGATGACGAAGGAATATTTCCTGAGTGTCAGTTTGTTTTTGATTTAGAGCTGCCTCTCAATTTTCAGCCTCACATTGGAGACGGAGAAGTGCAAGCGTTTTACTACTATCCAATAGAGAAG GTGAAAGATCTCCTGGTCAGTGAGGAGTTCAAGCCGAACTGTGCCATGGTGGTTCTGGACTTCCTCATCAGACATGCCATCATTGAGCCCGACTCAG AACCCTACTATCATGAATTTGTGGCTGGATTGCACAGATCACTGTAA
- the LOC113077622 gene encoding nudix hydrolase 24, chloroplastic-like isoform X2: MASWSEKMLQLLRRMNNFHLPGSSLESCLRFEVAGEQVGWISPKVASVLGRFPAVFRPYGSAITFCSGLDTFESRSVAVDEVLQELRREASFTCLIGWRDEQYAVMPRYCDPPLMYMERAATSLFGVKRYGVHVNGYTRDSSGNLNMWLARRSLTKQTYPGRLDNMAAGGLAAGCSVRHTMVKECEEEACIPPGLAEQARPVGTVSYTYEDDEGIFPECQFVFDLELPLNFQPHIGDGEVQAFYYYPIEKVKDLLVSEEFKPNCAMVVLDFLIRHAIIEPDSEPYYHEFVAGLHRSL, translated from the exons ATGGCTTCGTGGTCGGAGAAAATGCTACAACTCCTGCGTCGAATGAATAACTTTCATCTACCAG GTTCTAGTTTAGAGAGCTGTCTACGTTTTGAGGTGGCTGGAGAACAGGTTGGATGGATTTCCCCAAAAGTAGCATCAGTTCTTGGTCGTTTTCCTGCTGTCTTCAGACCATATGGGAGCGCTATAACCTTCTGCTCCGGGCTGGACACTTTTGAGAGCAGATCGGTGGCTGTGGATGAGGTCCTGCAGGAGCTGAGGAGAGAGGCATCATTCACCTGTCTCATAGGCTGGAGAGATGAG CAATATGCTGTGATGCCCAGGTATTGCGACCCTCCGTTGATGTATATGGAGAGAGCAGCTACAA GTCTGTTTGGAGTGAAACGGTACGGCGTCCATGTCAATGGCTACACACGGGATTCAAGTGGCAACCTTAATATGTGGCTAGCACGACGATCTCTGACCAAACAGACGTATCCAGGAAGACTGGACAACAtg GCAGCTGGAGGACTGGCAGCAGGCTGTAGTGTAAGGCATACCATGGTTAAAGAGTGTGAAGAGGAGGCCTGTATCCCTCCAGGCCTGGCAGAGCAAGCGCGTCCTGTGGGAACTGTGAG CTACACCTACGAGGATGACGAAGGAATATTTCCTGAGTGTCAGTTTGTTTTTGATTTAGAGCTGCCTCTCAATTTTCAGCCTCACATTGGAGACGGAGAAGTGCAAGCGTTTTACTACTATCCAATAGAGAAG GTGAAAGATCTCCTGGTCAGTGAGGAGTTCAAGCCGAACTGTGCCATGGTGGTTCTGGACTTCCTCATCAGACATGCCATCATTGAGCCCGACTCAG AACCCTACTATCATGAATTTGTGGCTGGATTGCACAGATCACTGTAA